The following coding sequences lie in one Aspergillus puulaauensis MK2 DNA, chromosome 3, nearly complete sequence genomic window:
- the nsdD gene encoding GATA-type sexual development transcription factor NsdD (COG:K;~EggNog:ENOG410PRGP;~InterPro:IPR000679,IPR013088;~PFAM:PF00320;~go_function: GO:0008270 - zinc ion binding [Evidence IEA];~go_function: GO:0043565 - sequence-specific DNA binding [Evidence IEA];~go_process: GO:0006355 - regulation of transcription, DNA-templated [Evidence IEA]) — MGSLEAGHRHRDHLPAIGFLGSRGPATSPAPLISPTTMYPNQPLPYSYSTIPTSGGPGYISPPESRRADDEKEKAPRQSLPSIHEALGNDNPLPYPPPPTSAAPQQQNSAPPPHHLSTNLGRGEGPSGPPNPFSNGSSYLRESSMSHQPQLQAEASRSSLVSLNTQESRNPSLNSISSGKSPTQSASTGITSISGSQTGPAYDYNAPPSAGSVASPGGYGGFSQPFPFQSQPPPGAPVYPAASYEARPYGTRVDEVKAGITGPHFAGPPNDSVKRHLDVYDFETSLNEMVDLSTRTLDFSRHYANKAHQSRSGPVMGSLPSLQEVEEMLNIQRRNHDALVRIRTAVYNQEHAMAEQMAQRKAFKLGVHDDDRMAMYQEEFKGSGFAGPDSKKRRGKAAPPGRCHSCNRAETPEWRRGPDGARTLCNACGLHYAKLTRKMGAKQAAGLGSNLKPKTALDSVSPRSH; from the exons ATGGGGTCATTAGAAGCTGGACATAGGCACAG AGATCATCTCCCAGCTATCGGTTTTCTGGGCTCTAGAGGTCCCGCCACATCTCCAGCCCCCCTCATCAGTCCGACGACCATGTACCCAAATCAACCTCTTCCTTATTCCTACTCGACGATTCCAACGAGCGGAGGACCTGGATATATTTCGCCACCGGAGTCGCGACGCGCGGacgatgagaaggagaaagcaCCGCGGCAGTCGTTGCCGTCTATACACGAAGCGTTAGGGAATGACAACCCTCTACCATAcccaccacctccaacatcagctgctcctcaacaacaaaatagtgcaccaccaccgcatcaCCTTTCCACCAATCTCGGCCGTGGGGAAGGGCCATCAGGACCCCCAAACCCGTTTTCGAATGGAAGTTCTTACCTTCGTGAATCATCTATGTCACACCAGCCACAACTACAGGCGGAAGCATCACGGTCAAGTTTAGTGTCTTTGAATACACAGGAGTCACGGAATCCTTCGCTTAATTCCATCAGCTCTGGAAAATCCCCAACGCAAAGTGCAAGCACAGGTATCACCTCAATATCGGGTTCGCAGACAGGGCCAGCGTATGATTATAATGCGCCACCTTCAGCTGGTAGTGTCGCCTCGCCAGGTGGATATGGTGGTTTTTCACAGCCTTTCCCGTTCCAGTCACAACCCCCACCGGGGGCACCGGTATATCCTGCTGCATCATACGAGGCTCGGCCTTATGGTACCCGGGTAGATGAAGTAAAAGCTGGAATTACGGGCCCTCATTTTGCCGGACCTCCGAATGACTCCGTGAAACGCCATCTCGATGTTTATGATTTTGAGACATCGCTCAATGAG atgGTTGACTTGAGCACCCGAACTTTGGACTTCTCACGACATTATGCGAACAAAGCACACCAGTCCCGGTCTGGACCAGTAATGGGTTCTCTGCCGTCTCTCCAAGAGGTCGAAGAAATGCTCAATATTCAACGGCGGAATCACGATGCTCTTGTGCGCATAAGGACCGCGGTCTACAACCAAGAACATGCCATGGCCGAGCAGATGGCGCAGAGAAAGGCGTTTAAGCTTGGAGTGCATGACGACGACCGCATGGCGATGTACCAGGAGGAATTTAAGGGCAGCGGATTTGCTGGTCCAGACTCAAAGAAACGGCGCGGT AAAGCTGCTCCTCCCGGACGATGCCATAGCTGTAACCGTGCTGAAACGCCAGAATGGCGTCGCGGCCCAGATGGCGCACGAACATTGTGTAATGCCTGCGGCTTACACTATGCGAAGTTGACTCGCAAAATGGGCGCTAAACAAGCAGCGGGCTTGGGGTCCAACCTCAAACCCAAGACTGCACTCGACTCTGTCTCACCAAGGAGTCATTAA